GAGAAGTTAGGCTAGTGAGGTGAATGCGCCCCCACGGCAGGGGTGGGGGGCTGAGCGGGGCACGCCGCTGGTTGTTCATTGAAATAGaaaaaacacaacaaaaaaatgttaatcaataaataatgaCGGAATACTGATAAGTTTGTTAAACACGAGCCAAATAAACGTTATCagttttattttgtaagtaCTAAAATAGTAAAAGGCAAAAGATTACCAACAAATTAACATCTCAGTATCACCCAAATTAGTTAAATCaagatattatttaattagtatATGAACGAATCCACCCTTCTAATTTACGTTAGACTGTAACATACGGTTACAACGAACCATCAAATAAGCAAGTTGATATTACCCCTACcccttttaataaaatgataaaaaagtaGTTACATTTAAATTACTTTAACTGGCTAGATTTTACTGCGAGGGAAAAGcaaagtagtaaataaaaagcCTATTTAAACATCCCTTTTACTACCTAAACCTAAACTAGAAAGTTCCTATGGTCACAAATGTGCACTTTCCTGTCAAAAGTTTCCATATATATACTGAAACTACAAATAGCTTTTTGTTTCAGTTTAGACAGTAAAAGGTGTGTTTCATTTTGAACTAGCGTTTAAAGATTGAGCGAAACAATGCAATGATTGTATGAACCTACCATGGAGATATCATTTATAGAAAATAGTTCCATGTATGTAAGACTGCCGTGACTGTCGGCAGGCCCCGCCCTACTGAGCAAGCTACCGTGTAGTTGCAGCGTTATACAACAAGTATTGTTTAGTGCAAACATGAGAGGCACGAATGTTGCGTTCGGAGAAACTTGAAAGATTTAAACAAGATGTCATGGCTAAGGTCCGAGTTTATTAATGTGCTGATTGATatagtaattaaataataatgaatttaaatCAGCATCACGCGAAATATTTTGCCAAAAGCCTTATGAAGTTATGAGTGAAAATGATGTTCTGATACATTTGCTTTTGCTCTGAAACTTCCACGCAGAGATCCACATAGTATAGATACAATGGGTACATACAATAGTGTCGAGATTTGATTTTTGGCGTGCCGTGGAAGCTCCCAGCGTCTTGTCCCGCACCGAATAAAAACGTCATCCGTTACAAAGCATCACAAAAATACTACAAACAAACGTGTAGCAACAGAATTGTTAAAACCGAGCACAAATCGATAAATGATTAAcaaaataagtatgtttataTGCGGTGTGTCGCGGCGCGGGTGCTGCGGCCGCTGGACGTGCGGCGGCTTAGTGCTGGTCCATCTGCAAGCAAAACGTGCCGTCAGCAATGTAGTCACATGGGGCGGGGTACTACCAGGTACTGCAGTTTCAAGCTGTGCATGTGTAGATAAGCGTGTAAGCGAATTGAGGGAATAAATCACTAATTAATTGTCTACAAATCTCCTCAGTTGGAGAAACAGTTTAACGTAAGAAAAAGTATTTGTCTCTCGCTATTACTGTTCTGTGTTGGGTACGTTTTgttgattttagtgttttattGTTCGGTTATTTATTATGATACAAGCGCTTACACCTGCGTGCACGCTTCTCTATACTGCGATGCCGGATGAGATATGACGATAGTGTATgatttaaaacttattataatataacattacatattatgaaataatgttatacttatttattacctattccTCGAAAAGGAAAAATCATTAGCAAAACCCAACGCATCAGAATAGGTCGATATGAATTTCTCAGTCTTTACAAGTAAATTTCTAGAAATAACAATGTTTGTACTACTTATAACAATCCTGATAAGTTTATTATGgctaaaaaaaatcagttgTTAAAcgaattcaaaatcactcttcAACCATTTTTAGTATCCGATACGTTGAGCGAGCTGTGAGAAGTATCGTCGTGCGATGCTCAGAGCACCCGGCGCCACACGGCGCGCTTGAAGCGGAGCACCACGCACGCCAGCGAGACCGACAGAGGCCGAGGCGGACTCCATTGCTTACACTCGTCCGAGTCAAATGCCTTAGGATCCTAAGATTAATTTTTGTACTTAGCAGAGTTGTCCGCTAACGAAATAACATTCATTTAAATAATGGAAGTCGTCGCCTCGATGTCCAAATCACAGTCGGTGAGGTTTCGATGATAGACTGACATTTGCAGTCTCTTGAAACGGTCCGGCGGTTGTTGAGTTAATTGGATTTCAACTTTTAACTCTGCCCGAGCGTAGATTATTTGCTAAAGGATTTGGTAggaatttatttttatgctGAAGATTCTATGAATGTCCTAGTATCAAGTCTCTTTGGCAAAAATTACAATTTCAATAACAAAAGGCTCATAATTCAAGTCACCTATACAGCTAGCCGTATAAACGAATAGAAGTGTATCTTAGATGACTAAGATGACATCACCTCTCTACAGGCATATGTGAATCGAGGTGTTAGGTCGTAAGATAGTTTGTGGAAAATACCTATGAAATAAGATATATTTCTGCacagtataattatttaaacacATGAAAATTCAAAGTATCAAAACAGAGGCTTTGGGTTTTTAACCTTTTTCCAGGCCACTCTAATCTACAAGAATTTTCCAATTAAATATTCATATGAAAATTAGCCACATTTCCTGAAAATCCAATCTAATTTAAACCTTAAATCGGCTTGCTAGAGTTGCTAGGGTTGAAATCCTATTGGCGCGTATGTGGCCGATAAATCGTACTATGCCTGGAAAAGGGTCACAAACCATTGTTAATGTGACATGTCATGTTACCTGCTCCTGTCCGTTGGCTTCCTGTGACTTCATCACGTCGGGCAGGTCCGGGGGGGAGGAGTACGGGGTCAGATCCAGAGCTTCAAATTCGCCACTTTCCTTTCTGTTAACACAAAAAAATCTGTTAATGATATAATCCCTTAGGGTGCTTTGAGGTGCAAACTGAGGACTgttataacagttttgaatgattcacagttagtttcactagacttatatcatatcgaccgggatatgaaccgtgattccCTTCCGGCAAAAGAGTCGCCTCACTGTTAGGTCGCAACAATAGCAGGTTATAAGTAGTGGGATGAGGTAGTTCCCTATATAAGTAGTGGGATGAGGTAGTTCGACACTTCGAAGATATTATGCATCAGTTTTAATTTTGGGTGAAGTCGTATTTGTTTTCCAGATACTCTGAAAATTATTAATTgcccgagcgttagcgaaggtctcccttccagcttgggcaaaaattctTTCGTATTTCCGGATGTTCTCCtgtacaggtcgcaattctcaaccgattatCGAAAAGTGAGTAGTTTTTATCGCGCGCAACTCGAGACGCGGATTAAACAAAtagccgggtccacacagagCGATCATACGCGCGAAACAATTTCCTCGCGCACAAAACGGCCAGCGTCGCGTGCGCCGCCTCGGCCGAAGCACGCCGTCTACACTGGCCGTTTTGTGCACGAGCTTCGCGCGTATGCTCGctctgtgtggacccggctaACCAAGTTGTGATTTTGGTATTGTAAAATCTAGTGATGGAGACCACGATTATATTTCTCAgatgaaaaaacaaaaaacaaaaacgcaATCTAAAGAGTTAATTATTGGTtatatgtattaattaatttgattctCACAACCTTTGAACACGACATATGATGCATATTTCCGTAGGTAGCGACTAATATCATTACTGCACGGATTAGCCGCTATCTTATCTTTGGACGAATCGGTGTACTATTGCGGATCTACATTATCATTGATTCTAGGACACATGTAGCAATACATCTGtattacaagaattgctcatttaatggtataattaatactaaaatcaatgtaaaaaaaaattgtatcatTGAACGTCTGGCTGATAGACATCTCAGGCCATTATAGGGCGGGCGCTTTCTTTGCCCAGAGGCTGTCTGGCGGTGCAGAGGGGTAACGCCGCTAGCGTTCTTATGACCATGCCAGAAGGGGGTGATTGGGGGAAGTATATTCACTCCGCCAGGGTCGTGTTCACGTCTTCATGAGCTGGCTATCCTTATTGAACAGTATTTGGCTCAGGGAAGGAGTCTTTGAGAAGATAACCAGATTTACTCACCTTAGAGCAAGTCCAATGGGTGCCGGGCACTGAGCTTTAGCTGTAGCCGAGGTGAGTCCGTACTCTGCCAGGGTCTTCTCGTCTTCCATGAGCTGGCTGTCCTTGTTGAATAGCATCTGACTCGGGGGAGGAGTCTTTAAGATGCCTGCATACATAAACATCACCCTATGTTTCAATATTCTAAGACAATATAACATTTTTATGGTGACAAGTagagtaattcgccagtaactggccaccctaaactaaaaatgaattctattcacctataaacagaattcatttttagtttagggtggccagttactggcgaattaacCTATAGCATTAAAAACACcaaattaaaaaagttaaattgatattttaaaataaattcttatCATAATATGGACAAATTTAAAACAGACGAAATgactccagccagcctattatggatagctttatccatctttatccacgtgataaaataattgtcactgtttaacaccgtgggaaagaaagtgacggacaccgttttatcacgctgtcacgtagacaagaacaaccatcatatccgtacagcagcatatatgtattaccataatatatattaaagaGTACTCATTTTAATTAGCTTATAATCCGTCTTAAACCATTTAGGGTTTACTTTACATTTCACATTTCCAAATTAGCTTCTACCATAAAAGGCTCAACACAATTAAAGACCATGAGACATTGACTGTAACAAACAACTCATTATAGGGACAGTATAATTTGCATGTGGATTctgtgtaattaaaaaaaaagttgtcccaGCCCCAAAAGGACAGCTTGGATATTATATTTAGTTGTGATTAAATGCACACCGTGTATGCCTTGCTCTTGCCTCTCACATTTTTATCACATGTTGACAGAGTCTCTGGCTCCCGCACACACAATAATTAAAAGTTGTGATACACACATAAAGAGATACATCATACAAGTATTACCAAAAGCGATACTAGTTCGTCACAGCATTGGAAATAAAATCTTCAACCTTGGATAAAATGCATGAAAGTAACAATGTAAGTTGATTGACTAATATTGTTTTCTACCCATTTTAAACAAgctgtaagttttacttttgTATTGTAAGTGTAAGCACTGTACTGGAAGAATGTAACACAGGAACTGAGGTTTACAAATTACAACCAATCATTACAATAGGTATTTGAAATCTAAGTTTAGGTGTTTTGCTTGTTTAATTCATAAAGATATGCTGtctaagaaatattttaagaaaGTACTCTTACGAAACATGGCACAAGACCAAATCTTATATTTTAACACCaatataaaacatgtttttaatcGATGTTTGTATTATTACAAACATGGTGTTTTTCAGTGTTTTGAATTAATGTTCCGAATTCACGACCTGGTTCCCTGAAAAACACCTACGGCGCCAATTTGGTATGTACAATATTGTAGTTGGTCAGCTGATTCCTTTCCAGTCCAGGCTTTCGAGAAATAATGAGGCAGTAAACATAGTATAAATCGAACGCTAACCGACTGACACTGTCCAGGACTAAAAATAGACCTTTCTCAAATCATTCGAGACGCACTCACCTtcaatcattttctttaattccaGTACCGTTGTCGTGTCTTTAGCGTCCGTGAAGATGGTTAATTTTTTTCGCCTAATCATTAGAAAGACAtcctgaaaataaatttatttttgaggTTACATGTCGAGTCGAAGTAATATATATGACTTTACAACTGAAATAGATGCTTGGTATCCTATTATATTGCATGAGCTTACCATTTTTGAGattatatttagtaagtaataaccatttattttaaaaacgctacCCTTTGAGGCGTAGGTACGAAACTCAATTGACTGGACTTGACTGGAGATTCGATTCTCATTTGTTGAATTCGACAACTTTGCTTAGGTGCTGATTGGCGGTAATGTGGAGCGCCTGGTATGTAATTGGTGGAAAAAGTATTGAAGGATACGACTCAACCAATGAAGTCACTAGATgatgacgacatttttttttggtttgagTTATCTCACCCGGATGTTTGTTAATTTAGccgaatttatttttatttaacaagaGAAATACGAAATTCGCAATATGCGGGTATCTGGGggcaccttggaggatacaactaaatttgattatatcctccaaggggggcacggcagtgcccctgCCAAGTCGAGCATCTTCCtcatttactccaatgaaggcgtaattagcgCGAAAGAGAAagatgtccgcaatttgcgaaatttgaTTTTCGGGATTGTTAGCACAAGACTTTTTAAAGATAATCCGATACCAATCGAGTTTATTTCACATCTTACAATGTAATATACGCGTACCAACGCATACGttattatagtgtgtcaaaggtctatttgatttcaaacatagacagagagaatcatactatctttgtcttacactagtactagcacccaaaagaaaaggatgagtatagttttttttgttcctatttactgacaagatttggttgacccagtatatatttGTTAGTTGCATTATACATTTCTGGATGTTGAACGCATTTTAATAACTGTCATTCGGTGGCGTCAGAACCGTTCGGAACATACAACTTATACACATCATTGCACATAATTTCAAAGCTTTTGATAAAtcgatttaatatttttggcaataattaactaatttaatatttttctgaTTAGTTTATCATATACTTTCATGTATACGTTTACAAACGACTTGTTTGACCagttttaaaaattaacaaGCGACTTGACGTTTGTAACTACTTCAGAACGTACTTTGCATCGCAGAATTGATGTTTCTATTTTTCTGctattatttctttattattatgtCTTTACTGCATACCTAAATGTGTTTCTTATTCAAACCATAATTAAAAGCAAGCGTTCCTTCGTTCACCGTGAACAATATAATGAAAATTTCATAAAAGCATCAACAATAAATAACCTCTAAGTTTTTGTTATGAAATATGGAATCGCAAGTTTGTGTCCACTGCCTCAACAAGAAGGCTATTAACTCGACGACTAATCGCTTGGTGACGGAAAGCTGCGGGCATGTGAAGTGTATGGACTGTCTGTTACACGAGACGGCCGGTTGCGTTGCGTGCGCCGCTGAGAGCAGCCCCAAGGAGTCCGAGGACACTCCGGAGCCCAGCGAGGGGCCGCCGTCGGACGGCGACAATGCCGAGCCCGAGCCGCCCCGCACGGAGTTTCCTCTCCAACATTTCCTGCTAGGGAGGGACGAAGACGAGAAAGAGTCTCGGGCAGAATACTGTTATGACAAGACTGAAAAGAAGAAGCTGGAGACCTCTCACATTAGGGTAGAAACAGGTGTGTATGATTTCATATATGCAGCATGCACTCTAGACAGCCATAATTCCTCAGCTTGTTTAGAAAAATCTAAGAGCATTCTTTGTAGCCATTATGTTAACAAACATTGTTTAATGCTATTCCTATAATATATGTCTTTTAAGTGTATAGTCAAAAATGTTTTTGGGATAcccttttattgctgactgtacttctttTCATTTGCATGCCtatcaagtaggtacttagcaaGACCTTCTTAAGAACTTAAAGCACACATACATGTAGAAAGATGTAATtgtatatttgtaataaaattccaGATGGGAATCGGAGGTGTTACTTCTGTACAGCATGCAAGAGGAAGTTCCATGCTCGGAGTCAAGTGTCCTACCATGCCTACTGCAATGGACAGCAGAAGCCCTACCAGTGTCCTGAGTGCAATAAGGTGGGTGTACATAGCTGACTGTCCATTTTTGACTGAGGGTTAGCAATGGTCACCATTCCAGCTTGGGTaaaaatgcttttgtatgtccagACGTTCTCAACAgatcacaattctcaaccgattcttgtgaaattttgtttatttgtttattttattttacaattagcaCTAACAGTTAAACCTTACGAAGCAAGTTTGatgattaaatataattttttgttcatacagtttttggattttttttttcaaatgatggtgccatacatttatttcgTCTGAAGCTATTCTTGCGAgttctacagctcacagatATTACTAGTATTAATATGGCTGGACAAATCTGGAAGTGTAGTGTATGAATGAATAACAGAGATTTGGAGCTAGCCTAATTTAActacttacctaaatattacAATAGAAGTTTCTTCTGAACTTGATCttttttatcaatcatatttGGTCAAAGTTTATGATATAAGCTTATAATTATCATGTGCACTAATCCTGAGATATATCTCAGGATATATCTAGGGATAAGACTATGACAATATTAACAAACCCAAGCTTGCATTGCTTTTGCAAGGGTTGCATTGCTTTACTACAAAgtcattaatgtcattataTCACCTACTTTTAGTCTTCATCATCAGTCGAGCTTGATTGTACAATAAGACATTGCATTCTAGTCAAAGCTTTACCTATGCTTATGTAAGGAATGCAAAATTTCAGTAGGTATAATCTTTTGGACCAACTTGAGTAGCTAAATCTCTAAATTAAGAGAACTTTCTGTACTTTCTGTACTTTCTGTACTGTTAGTTACACAGTGCGCCTATTATAACGTACATATACAATAAAACCTGTTCTTCCAGAGTTTCGCGTCCCACTCCCACTTCAAGTACCACATGCGGGTGCACCGCAACGAGCGCACGTACGCGTGCGAGCTGTGCGGCGACAGCTTCTTCCAGATGTCCAAGCTGCAGAGACACAAGCTCAAGCACACCAGTGAGTACAGCAGCTTTCCTGGCGTATGATGAAGCTGAAGAGACTTCCATGTCCTTAACTTTCAGCTGCCAacggagatgagaggagacgtgcggcaatcaaccaatagcattgatTATAATCGTTATTCTATATTACCGCACGTCTCCTCTCCTCTCCGCCTCAGTAGAAAGGCAGCCTTACAATTTGactcagtttttagggttccatacccaactcccttttggaagtcggttaaaaatatgtatattggaTTGCAGAGGAGAAGAAATACCCCTGCCCGGAGTGCAGCAAGGCGTTCAACAACCTAACAGCGCTGCGCAAGCACGCGCTCACGCACTCCGACGAGCGGCCGTACGGCTGCGAGACGTGCGGCCGACGGTTCCGGGACTCCAGCAACTATCGCAAACACGTCGCTAAACATAACGGTAACCGTAACAAAAACAACTCGAAATCTGAAACACAAAAGAACTGACTTAAAAAGATGTAACTAACGTAATAATGATTGTACACAGGTACCGGGTGCGCGCGTACGTGCGTATGCGGCGCGTGCGGCCGGAGACGTGCGCGCGCTCACGTGTGTCCGCGCTGTCCGCAGGCCTTCCACGCGCGCAAGGACATGCGCCGCCACGCCGCCGTGCACTCAGGTCAGTGACCCCACACGCAGGTCAGTGACGGAGACGTGCGCGCGCTCACGTGTGTCCGCGCTGTCCGCAAGCCTTCCACGCGCGCAAGGACATGCGCCGCCACGCCGCCGTGCACTCAGGTCAGTGACCCCACACGCAGGTCAGTGACGGAGACGTGCGCGCGCTCACGTGTGTCCGCGCTGTCCGCAAGCCTTCCACGCGCGCAAGGACATGCGCCGCCACGCCGCCGTGCACTCAGGTCAGTGACCCCACACGCAGGTCAGTGACGGAGACGTGCGCGCGCTCACGTGTGTCCGCGCTGTCCGCAAGCCTTCCACGCGCGCAAGGACATGCGCCGCCACGCCGCCGTGCACTCAGGTCAGTGACCCCACACGCAGGTCAGTGACGGAGACGTGCGCGCGCTCACGTGTGTCCGCGCTGTCCGCAAGCCTTCCACGCGCGCAAGGACATGCGCCGCCACGCCGCCGTGCACTCAGGTCAGTGACCCCACACGCAGGTCAGTGACGGAGACGTGCGCGCGCTCACGTGTGTCCGCGCTGTCCGCAAGCCTTCCACGCGCGCAAGGACATGCGCCGCCACGCCGCCGTGCACTCAGGTCAGTGACCCCACACGCAGGTCAGTGACGGAGACGTGCGCGCGCTCACGTGTGTCCGCGCTGTCCGCAAGCCTTCCACGCGCGCAAGGACATGCGCCGCCACGCCGCCGTGCACTCAGGTCAGTGACCCCACACGCAGGTCAGTGACGGAGACGTGCGCGCGCTCACGTGTGTCCGCGCTGTCCGCAAGCCTTCCACGCGCGCAAGGACATGCGCCGCCACGCCGCCGTGCACTCAGGTCAGTGACCCCACACGCAGGTCAGTGACGGAGACGTGCGCGCGCTCACGTGTGTCCGCGCTGTCCGCAAGCCTTCCACGCGCGCAAGGACATGCGCCGCCACGCCGCCGTGCACTCAGGTCAGTGACCCCACACGCAGGTCAGTGACGGAGACGTGCGCGCGCTCACGTGTGTCCGCGCTGTCCGCAAGCCTTCCACGCGCGCAAGGACATGCGCCGCCACGCCGCCGTGCACTCAGGTCAGTGACCCCACACGCAGGTCAGTGACGGAGACGTGCGCGCGCTCACGTGTGTCCGCGCTGTCCGCAAGCCTTCCACGCGCGCAAGGACATGCGCCGCCACGCCGCCGTGCACTCAGGTCAGTGACCCTACAAACCCGCGCTGCGCTTCCTTCCACAACGCCGCGCCGCCGTGCACACAGTGTAGTCTTTAGGATACTCGTGAACCCGAGACTACATTACCCCCACCAAAAACACCACCAAAATTGCATGTTTTAACTAAATAAGAATTAACAGCCTTGTGTTACTAAACggcctcgcttcgctcgcttcGGCGTTCTCCTTTGTAGTAATGTATCGTTTCACAAATCGTTTTTATAACAGATTTGAAGCCGTTCCGTTGCCGCGTGTGCAGCCGCCGCTTCCGGCGCAAAGACAACCTGGAGCGTCACATCCGCAACACCCACCCCGCCGAGCCCCGCGCCCACGCCGACTCGGCCGAGCCCGCCGACCGCGGCAAACACGCCGACGAGAAGACCAAGCTCCAAAGCCTCAATCCACTGCCGCCCCTACCACAGGAGCTGATACAGAAGCATCTACACGAAGACAAGGTAGGATATAAGTTATAATTGCCTGGAGCTAAACAAGTAGATAATACACCGAGCCCGCCGGTTTAATGCatgttaatgatgatgatgtaattGATGTCCCGCAGTGTTTCTTGCCGATCCCATATTGGGTACCCTCCTGCAACAATTTAGGAgggatttaattttgtaagatAGACACATGCGTGTGCATATAAGTCTGTAGGTTTGTTGTGTAATTAGTATGTGTTGTTTGTGTCAGGCCAATAAGCGGCTGCCGCCCGTCGACGCGAGCAAGTTCACCAAGCTAGCCGTCAAGGTGGAACTGCAGGTACGCACGCACAGCTGTTCTGGTTGGTACACTAAGCGAATTGTGACACGTCGACTCTTTACAGTTACCTATGATATCATGTATGCCGTACGGCGACTTCTATCAAATTCAACGAACGAggatcggttgcaccaaaccgtccgTCACCGTTAAAttgttcgctaaattttatcgtatgggaagtttcatagatGTCTGCTGCGTGACGTCGATCAGGCTGTTAACCGTGGTCGGTGCACGTGGCCCTTATTTTAGAGACAAGTTCAATAGTTCGTCATCGATTGTTTTTCGTTCGACTCATAGACTTTTAATTGATTAATTATGATATAATCATAGGCGAGCAGCTATTTAGCCGACGAGACTACGTCATACAGTGTCCAGTGTTATATAGTTCAAAGTTTGTACAGTAtatttttgaataatgaatTCGCAAATCAAACTATAATCGCATACTTTTCCCTATAGAGCTCCCGCCGAGAGCTAAGtcgggaaatgaattaattATACAACTTTTTGGTGCGCTACAAGGAATTTGACCGATCCCGCGTCGACCGACTTTAGGGAACAGTTTAATATGTCATCGATATTAGATCCAGAAGCTGCCTGAAGACGAACACGCTTGTATGCCGCCGGGCCCCTCGGAGCTGAAGGCTCCGGCGCCGGAGCCGGGCGGGGCGCAGCGCAGCGTGGCGGAGATCCTGGCGGCCAACACCGCGCGCCAGAGCGTCATCatcgccgcgcgccgcgccaaGCCCGAGCACAGCGAGTACGTGCACAAGATACGGAAGGTATGCACCGACATCTATATACAAAAGAACAATTTATCTTTAACAAAACCGAGGGACTTCATCAAACAATCTAATATGCCATCATTTTATAGTCATCTTCGGcagttttccttcaccaaacgGTGGTGTCCGTGTGAAATTCGTGGAAGGGGAAGTAGAAGCGACTAAGAATGGATTGTTTCTGATGATATCCCTAAAGGGGATGAaaatggggttgaaagttgTAACGGCCTCTACACGGTCAGTCGCGGGATTCCATGTGCGAGTGAATGTTTAGATTGTCTAGCCGCCATCAGTAATGCACCGCGTATGTGTTGTACGTTGCAGGCTAACCGGCGACTGCCCGCGCTGCTGCCGCCCATCGACGAGAGCAAGTTCGCCAAGCTGGTCGACCCCGACCTGCAGGTACACACGCGCGCACTAATTATACATACACTTCGACATAACATTAGTACGTAGGTAGTTAGTGGACTTGCGGCGTAGCTAAATACGAGTCCGGGTCGCCATGCAAGGAGGCGATATGAGAAAACAATATTTAGGTTAAGGAAACGCAGTctaaggtcggcaacgcgcttACAACCTCtctggtgtccatgggcgacggtaatcgcgtaccatcaggcgattcgtctgcccTTTGCCTTCTATATCATTAAAAACTCTATTTTGGGCAACTTTTTATCGAAGATTCTCATTGGTGATGTTTCCTTCTAGAACAACCTAGAGGTTGGCGCGCCGCCGGAAAAGTTCCGGGAGCTGTACAAGAAGATCCTGTACGAGCGCTCCGAGAAGGAGGCGCTGGAGGAGCAGCACTGGAAGAAGAAGAAACTCAACATCAACTGGTGAGCATTGTTACACATGTAGTGCAtagttattttctcaaaaatggacggcaaagtcgacgttgccggttaaaaaataggtcgcgaagtgcgttgtttatggtcattcaaaaaattaaaaagttaaaaacattgcagtctcgatttcgggactgcaatgtcgcatacaaattccattatttaacgagttccaaactttttaaaactttaaatggccatatcaaatgaaggcataggtccctttaaacagccaaacagatgatcagcacttattattataaagcctgtaacagactatcgcaccgcaccgcgaccttggagcgtcgcactcataagtgagcgagaaacagatatctctttctcgctctcacttacgggtgcgacgctccgaggtcgcggtgcggtgcgatagtctgttacaggcttaatgttggtaccgcgactatttaggtgtctcaaataggttggcgtattttcagcagaaaaatacacttcttttttttttaaaaggcggcaagcaaatctttttaatggttttacctttttctgtgaaaatttgaacgttgcttctgtaaaatatttctatttcttgcaccatttttgagaaaagcactatatatgactcggctggaaggctacttgctggcttcgcattcaatt
The sequence above is a segment of the Cydia amplana chromosome 2, ilCydAmpl1.1, whole genome shotgun sequence genome. Coding sequences within it:
- the LOC134662083 gene encoding elongin-B produces the protein MDVFLMIRRKKLTIFTDAKDTTTVLELKKMIEGILKTPPPSQMLFNKDSQLMEDEKTLAEYGLTSATAKAQCPAPIGLALRKESGEFEALDLTPYSSPPDLPDVMKSQEANGQEQMDQH
- the LOC134655677 gene encoding zinc finger protein 275, whose protein sequence is MESQVCVHCLNKKAINSTTNRLVTESCGHVKCMDCLLHETAGCVACAAESSPKESEDTPEPSEGPPSDGDNAEPEPPRTEFPLQHFLLGRDEDEKESRAEYCYDKTEKKKLETSHIRVETDGNRRCYFCTACKRKFHARSQVSYHAYCNGQQKPYQCPECNKSFASHSHFKYHMRVHRNERTYACELCGDSFFQMSKLQRHKLKHTKEKKYPCPECSKAFNNLTALRKHALTHSDERPYGCETCGRRFRDSSNYRKHVAKHNGTGCARTCVCGACGRRRARAHVCPRCPQAFHARKDMRRHAAVHSDLKPFRCRVCSRRFRRKDNLERHIRNTHPAEPRAHADSAEPADRGKHADEKTKLQSLNPLPPLPQELIQKHLHEDKANKRLPPVDASKFTKLAVKVELQIQKLPEDEHACMPPGPSELKAPAPEPGGAQRSVAEILAANTARQSVIIAARRAKPEHSEYVHKIRKANRRLPALLPPIDESKFAKLVDPDLQNNLEVGAPPEKFRELYKKILYERSEKEALEEQHWKKKKLNINW